A window from Deltaproteobacteria bacterium encodes these proteins:
- a CDS encoding radical SAM protein, whose product MIFSEQVRNFTSQQASRMIVELLGRVTDKRLIQMTYLGEKLTNDEEVVGAIRAIREMLQSPDHSTKQLFYRVLNYLPKQNRVRIFHTLFNNAWFVGGKKRDFYEENYGFRPPFIMILSPTWQCNLRCAGCYTLGQQRHPGLEYDLVKRILKEAQELGIYFVTILGGEPFVYPHLFQMLEEHPDIFFQVYTNGTLMDKEKAHRIAELGNVAVVVSCEGYEEETDRWRGKGVYRKIMDAMDYLREARVILGSSATVTTHNVETVASDEFVDLLIEKGVVAQMYFLYIPVNGQGDINLMVTPEQRDFLRRQVIRFRREKPLFVLDFWNDGPHVEGCIAGGRRYFHINANGDVEPCVYTHIAEHNIRDVSLAEALDSKLFRCIRHRQPHNPNHLRPCMIIDNPKVYREVIEESGAYFTHPGAEEVVTDMAKEMDAYAERFAVLAEKVWQEEYVNNQAR is encoded by the coding sequence ATGATTTTTTCAGAGCAGGTGAGAAACTTTACGTCTCAACAGGCTTCGAGAATGATCGTGGAGCTGCTTGGCCGGGTGACGGACAAACGTTTGATCCAGATGACCTATCTGGGGGAGAAACTGACCAACGACGAAGAGGTCGTTGGTGCCATTCGGGCCATTCGGGAGATGCTTCAGAGCCCGGATCACTCGACCAAGCAGCTCTTCTACAGGGTTCTCAACTACTTGCCGAAGCAGAACCGGGTCAGGATATTTCATACCCTTTTCAACAATGCCTGGTTTGTGGGGGGCAAGAAGCGGGATTTCTACGAGGAGAACTACGGGTTCCGGCCGCCCTTCATCATGATTCTGAGTCCCACCTGGCAGTGCAACCTGAGGTGTGCAGGGTGCTATACCCTGGGCCAACAGCGCCATCCAGGACTCGAGTACGATCTGGTCAAGAGGATTCTCAAGGAGGCACAGGAACTGGGGATCTATTTTGTAACCATCCTGGGCGGAGAGCCTTTTGTATATCCCCATCTCTTTCAAATGCTTGAGGAGCACCCGGACATCTTCTTCCAGGTCTACACCAACGGAACCCTGATGGATAAGGAGAAGGCCCATCGCATTGCGGAACTGGGCAACGTGGCCGTTGTAGTGAGCTGTGAGGGGTACGAAGAAGAGACCGATCGCTGGCGGGGCAAGGGTGTGTACAGGAAGATCATGGATGCCATGGATTACCTGAGAGAGGCTCGCGTCATCCTCGGCTCCTCGGCCACGGTGACAACCCACAACGTCGAGACCGTCGCCTCGGATGAGTTTGTCGACCTCCTAATCGAGAAGGGGGTAGTTGCCCAGATGTATTTCCTCTATATCCCCGTCAATGGGCAAGGGGACATCAATCTCATGGTGACCCCTGAGCAGAGAGATTTCCTTCGCCGCCAGGTGATACGATTCCGCCGGGAAAAGCCCCTGTTTGTACTCGACTTCTGGAACGACGGCCCTCACGTGGAGGGCTGCATTGCCGGAGGGAGACGGTACTTCCACATAAACGCCAACGGGGACGTGGAGCCTTGCGTCTACACTCATATCGCGGAACACAACATACGGGATGTCAGTCTGGCAGAAGCCCTGGACAGCAAGCTGTTTCGGTGCATCCGGCACCGGCAACCCCACAACCCGAACCATCTCAGGCCCTGCATGATAATCGACAACCCCAAGGTGTACCGGGAGGTGATCGAGGAATCGGGAGCGTATTTTACCCACCCGGGAGCCGAGGAGGTCGTCACGGACATGGCAAAGGAGATGGACGCGTATGCGGAGAGGTTCGCCGTTCTCGCCGAAAAGGTTTGGCAGGAAGAGTACGTCAACAACCAGGCGAGGTAG
- a CDS encoding sigma-54-dependent Fis family transcriptional regulator has product MERKRILIAEDEAKMRRVLELNLRGRYDLDFAGNGQEALALIQGKAIDLVLTDMRMPVKDGISLLHDVKRIKPDLPVILVTAYGSVESAVRAMKEGAYDYIVKPLKMDEIEMVIEKALAHAELVRENRYLKAELQRSRSFDTIVSVNPKILEILDLVRQIADSKATVLLEGESGTGKELVARALHYNSQRASGPFVVVNCSAIPRELLESELFGYEKGAFTGATRMKIGSFEMANNGTLFLDEIGEMPKELQAKILRALEGHRFMRVGGVENIEVDTRVVTATNRSLKEAVRTGAFREDLYYRLNVLRLKLPPLRERREDIPLLVRHFLEKHREESRGRSFEVSDRALALLGRYDWPGNVRELENCIVRAMVLAKSDVIGEEDLPPEIRGGETAIPVESLRTWDEVKAVKKAARERVAGEIERAFIEEGLRRNRGNVSRSSIEMGLDRRQLQNMIRKYRIKPHDYR; this is encoded by the coding sequence ATGGAGCGGAAGCGGATTCTCATCGCTGAAGACGAGGCGAAGATGCGCCGGGTCCTCGAGCTGAATCTGAGGGGCCGGTACGACTTGGATTTCGCCGGGAATGGCCAGGAGGCCTTGGCATTGATCCAGGGAAAGGCGATAGATCTTGTCCTGACAGACATGAGGATGCCTGTCAAGGACGGGATCTCTCTGCTTCACGACGTGAAGAGGATCAAACCGGATCTCCCCGTGATCCTGGTAACGGCCTATGGCAGTGTGGAGTCCGCTGTCAGGGCGATGAAAGAGGGAGCATACGACTACATCGTCAAGCCCTTGAAGATGGACGAAATCGAAATGGTGATCGAGAAGGCCCTGGCCCATGCCGAACTCGTGAGGGAAAACCGTTACTTGAAGGCGGAGCTGCAGCGATCGCGGAGTTTCGATACGATCGTTTCGGTGAACCCAAAGATCCTGGAGATCCTCGATCTGGTCAGGCAGATCGCCGACAGCAAAGCCACGGTGCTGCTCGAGGGCGAGAGCGGGACGGGCAAGGAACTCGTGGCGCGGGCGCTGCATTACAACAGTCAGCGCGCCTCCGGTCCTTTTGTAGTGGTCAACTGCTCGGCCATTCCACGAGAACTCCTGGAAAGTGAACTCTTTGGATACGAGAAGGGTGCCTTTACGGGTGCCACACGGATGAAAATCGGCAGCTTCGAAATGGCCAACAATGGGACCCTGTTTCTCGACGAGATCGGGGAGATGCCCAAGGAGTTGCAGGCCAAGATTCTCCGGGCTCTCGAAGGACACCGGTTCATGAGAGTGGGGGGGGTCGAGAACATCGAAGTCGATACTCGAGTGGTCACTGCCACCAACAGAAGCCTCAAGGAGGCCGTAAGAACCGGTGCCTTCCGGGAGGATCTCTACTACCGGCTCAACGTGCTGAGGTTGAAGCTTCCTCCGCTCCGTGAGAGAAGGGAGGACATCCCGCTGCTTGTACGCCATTTCCTGGAGAAACACCGTGAAGAATCGAGGGGGAGATCCTTCGAGGTCTCAGACCGGGCCCTTGCTCTGCTGGGACGATACGATTGGCCGGGAAACGTGCGTGAATTGGAGAACTGTATTGTCCGGGCCATGGTATTGGCCAAATCCGACGTCATAGGGGAAGAGGATCTCCCTCCAGAGATCCGTGGTGGAGAAACGGCGATCCCCGTGGAGAGTCTGAGGACCTGGGATGAGGTTAAGGCGGTGAAGAAGGCGGCCAGGGAGAGAGTCGCGGGGGAGATCGAGCGGGCCTTTATCGAGGAAGGCCTCAGGAGAAACCGAGGAAACGTGAGTCGGAGTTCCATCGAGATGGGGTTGGACCGCAGACAACTCCAGAACATGATCCGTAAGTACCGGATCAAGCCCCACGACTACCGCTGA
- a CDS encoding GAF domain-containing protein, with translation MMEILALPSALAFTMNVTLCLIVLSSNPKNTANRLFACFVLAFATWNVGEFVMINSQTPESAIFGVKVVFAGITFIPVFFLHFSSVFPLRHHSYIPRKTLLFVYLIPVAVLACFYWFFRIDIHRLQEFRNVFYYGLQFRRPMIFETFFSVIVLLSAGYITWGIRNLLRSLHRTRLTQQKLQIQYLIFGMVSMAIAGAAINGLNYLFKLNWPVFFLASLYSILVSVFFAFALIKYRLLDIHILIRGGIVYSFLSGLILAVYVLLIKNIGEMISQTYTTRSLLVESGLIVALVYLLRPFQRKAEDLVDRFFYMERFRYRMRLLGFSRDIVDLVEMEGLLDMICNFILQTFHVDRICVVLRDRETGEYRTARLRNVECSRDLAWSEDLVERITAGGKSRELEEYLTDDDEQLNSRIEELVERGFEVAVPLVTKQGALGVTLLGKKLSRKDFTHEELEFLDGFAIQISLAISRGLIYQDMVLKDRQIMQSEKLASLGQLAAGIAHEIRNPLGIISGSAETLLKQSDPETRLEMARYIMEESDRINSMISNFLDFARPKEPVLRRCDLGDLLSRTLNLITPQANRAKVDILREIPADPLLVWIDPEQIQQALLNVTLNALEAMPDGGVYRVTLSRDGKDGVVIRLSDTGSGIPQERVSRIFDPFFTTKDGGTGLGLSIAHTIVEKHGGTISVSTGPDRGTTFVVSLPYGGEGHHGAEADSHR, from the coding sequence ATGATGGAGATTCTGGCTCTACCGTCAGCCCTCGCGTTCACCATGAACGTCACCCTCTGTCTGATTGTCCTCTCGAGCAATCCGAAGAATACGGCGAACCGGCTGTTTGCCTGCTTTGTACTGGCATTTGCTACATGGAACGTGGGCGAGTTCGTCATGATCAACAGCCAGACGCCCGAGAGTGCCATTTTCGGAGTCAAGGTCGTCTTTGCCGGAATCACTTTCATCCCGGTTTTTTTCCTGCATTTTTCCAGTGTGTTTCCCCTGAGACACCACTCCTACATCCCACGGAAAACGCTTCTTTTTGTATATCTGATCCCCGTGGCGGTTCTGGCGTGTTTCTACTGGTTCTTTCGGATCGACATCCACCGGCTTCAGGAGTTCAGAAATGTCTTCTACTACGGCCTCCAGTTCCGGAGGCCCATGATCTTCGAAACCTTCTTCTCCGTCATCGTCCTCCTTTCGGCAGGCTACATTACGTGGGGGATCAGGAATCTGCTCCGCTCTCTGCACAGGACGAGGCTGACTCAACAGAAGCTCCAGATCCAGTACCTTATCTTCGGGATGGTCTCCATGGCGATTGCAGGAGCGGCCATCAACGGTCTTAACTACCTGTTCAAACTGAATTGGCCGGTCTTTTTCCTTGCCAGTCTCTACTCGATCCTGGTCAGCGTATTTTTTGCCTTTGCCCTGATCAAATACCGTCTCCTGGACATCCATATTCTCATTCGAGGCGGGATCGTCTACTCGTTCCTTTCCGGTTTGATTCTGGCAGTCTATGTGCTTCTGATAAAGAACATAGGCGAAATGATCTCCCAGACTTACACCACCAGGTCCCTTCTGGTGGAGAGCGGTCTGATCGTGGCCCTCGTCTATCTTCTGAGGCCCTTCCAGAGAAAGGCAGAGGATCTTGTCGACCGCTTTTTCTACATGGAGCGTTTTCGGTACCGGATGAGGCTCCTTGGGTTCAGCCGAGACATAGTAGACCTGGTCGAAATGGAAGGGCTGCTGGACATGATCTGCAACTTCATCCTGCAGACCTTCCATGTGGACCGGATCTGCGTCGTTCTCCGGGATCGGGAGACCGGGGAATATAGAACGGCCCGCCTGAGGAATGTCGAGTGCAGCAGGGATCTGGCCTGGAGTGAGGATCTCGTGGAAAGGATAACCGCAGGGGGTAAGTCCCGGGAACTAGAGGAGTACCTCACCGATGATGACGAGCAGTTGAACAGCCGAATCGAAGAGCTCGTGGAGCGGGGGTTTGAGGTGGCCGTTCCCCTGGTCACGAAGCAAGGTGCCCTTGGAGTGACGCTTCTGGGCAAGAAGCTCTCCAGGAAGGATTTCACCCATGAGGAGCTCGAATTCCTCGACGGTTTTGCCATTCAGATCTCTCTTGCTATTTCCCGTGGGTTGATCTACCAAGACATGGTCCTCAAGGATCGACAGATCATGCAGTCCGAAAAGCTGGCCAGTCTCGGCCAACTGGCGGCTGGGATAGCCCATGAAATCCGCAATCCCCTGGGGATAATCTCGGGTTCCGCCGAAACCCTGCTGAAACAGAGCGACCCTGAAACGCGGCTGGAAATGGCCCGCTATATTATGGAGGAATCGGATCGTATCAACTCCATGATCAGCAATTTCCTCGATTTCGCCAGGCCCAAGGAGCCTGTGTTGCGACGCTGTGATCTGGGTGATCTCCTGTCGAGAACACTCAATCTCATAACCCCTCAGGCCAACAGGGCCAAGGTCGACATCCTCAGGGAGATCCCGGCCGATCCTCTCCTGGTGTGGATAGATCCTGAGCAGATTCAGCAGGCTCTATTGAACGTCACTCTGAACGCCCTGGAGGCCATGCCTGATGGCGGTGTATACAGGGTAACCCTTTCCAGGGATGGAAAGGATGGGGTGGTAATCAGGCTCAGCGATACCGGGTCTGGAATCCCCCAGGAGAGGGTCTCCAGAATCTTCGACCCTTTTTTCACGACCAAGGACGGAGGCACGGGACTCGGGCTCTCAATTGCTCACACCATTGTGGAGAAACACGGCGGGACTATCTCTGTGAGTACGGGGCCTGACAGGGGCACGACTTTTGTCGTCAGCCTCCCATACGGAGGGGAGGGACATCATGGAGCGGAAGCGGATTCTCATCGCTGA